Proteins co-encoded in one Dasypus novemcinctus isolate mDasNov1 chromosome 18, mDasNov1.1.hap2, whole genome shotgun sequence genomic window:
- the AURKC gene encoding aurora kinase C, with product MANTTRCLTIDDFEIGRPLGKGKFGSVYLARLKENHFIVALKILFKSQIEKEGLEHQLRREIEIQAHLQEEPDHLHPSSRHHNILRLYNYFHDTRRVYLILEYAPRGELYKELQKSCTLDEQRTATIMEELADALTYCHQQKVIHRDIKPENLLLGLRGEVKIADFGWSVHTPSLRRRTMCGTLDYLPPEMIEGRTYDEKVDLWCIGVLCYELLMGSPPFESASHSETYRRILKVDVRFPSSMPPGAQDLISKLLRYQPSERLPLAQILTHPWVQAHSRRVLPPSAQMVS from the exons ATGGCAAACACCAC GCGGTGCTTAACAATTGATGACTTTGAAATTGGACGTCCACTGGGCAAAGGGAAATTTGGCAGTGTATACCTGGCTCGACTCAAGGAAAACCATTTCATTGTGGCCCTGAAGATCCTTTTCAAGTCCCAGATAGAGAAGGAAGGACTGGAGCATCAACTACGCAGGGAGATTGAAATCCAAGCCCATCTACA GGAGGAGCCTGAccacctccacccctcctccagaCACCACAACATCCTGCGCCTGTACAACTATTTCCATGACACACGGCGGGTGTATCTGATTCTGGAATATGCTCCAAGAGGTGAACTGTACAAAGAGTTGCAAAAGAGCTGCACATTAGATGAACAGCGTACAGCCACG ATAATGGAGGAGTTGGCCGATGCCCTGACCTATTGCCATCAGCAGAAGGTGATTCACAGGGATATTAAGCCAGAGAACCTGCTGCTGGGACTCAGGGGTGAGGTTAAGATTGCTGACTTTGGCTGGTCTGTGCATACCCCATCTCTGAG GAGGAGAACCATGTGTGGGACTCTCGACTACTTACCCCCAGAAATGATTGAGGGGAGAACATATGATGAGAAGGTGGATCTGTGGTGCATTGGGGTGCTCTGTTATGAACTGCTGATGGGAAGTCCACCCTTTGAGAGTGCCTCACACTCAGAGACTTACAGACGCATCCTCAAG GTGGATGTGAGGTTTCCCTCATCCATGCCTCCTGGGGCCCAGGACCTTATCTCCAAGTTGCTCAGATACCAGCCCTCAGAGCGGCTCCCCCTGGCCCAGATCCTCACACACCCCTGGGTCCAGGCTCACTCCCGCAGGgtgctgcctccctctgctcaGATGGTTTCCTGA